The Manihot esculenta cultivar AM560-2 chromosome 1, M.esculenta_v8, whole genome shotgun sequence genome has a window encoding:
- the LOC110609346 gene encoding probable galacturonosyltransferase-like 9, which produces MGLFRLLHAMSFLFLSASFCLGIRSIPGREMDGGDGIQLGGLRFAEAPDYRNGIECPVSGNRQFVSSCDRSLVHVAMTLDSEYLRGSIAAVHSVLKHASCPENVFFHFIAAEFDKASPRVLGQLVRSTFPSLSFKVYIFREDTVINLISSSIRQALENPLNYARNYLGDILDPCVDRVIYLDSDVVVVDDIHKLWSITLAGSRIIGAPEYCHANFTKYFTDVFWSDPVLSRVFSARKPCYFNTGVMVMDLVSWREGNYRRRIENWMEIQRKRRIYELGSLPPFLLVFAGNIEAIDHRWNQHGLGGDNVRGSCRSLHPGPVSLLHWSGKGKPWVRLDGKKPCPLDHLWEPYDLYKGYDNGGVKDHSMGFSSSSQSIMMGYL; this is translated from the coding sequence ATGGGTCTTTTCCGGTTACTCCATGCCATgtccttcctttttctttctgcTTCATTCTGCCTCGGGATTCGCTCTATTCCGGGGAGAGAAATGGACGGCGGTGATGGTATTCAACTGGGTGGACTCCGATTTGCAGAGGCGCCGGACTACCGTAATGGGATAGAATGCCCAGTGTCAGGCAATAGACAGTTCGTGTCTTCATGTGACCGTTCTTTGGTTCACGTAGCCATGACTCTGGATTCGGAGTATCTACGAGGGTCAATCGCTGCTGTTCACTCTGTTCTAAAACACGCTTCTTGCCCAGAAAACGTGTTCTTCCATTTTATTGCGGCGGAGTTCGATAAGGCGAGTCCTCGAGTTCTGGGCCAACTCGTTCGGTCCACTTTTCCTTCACTCAGTTTCAAGGTTTATATATTCAGAGAAGACACCGTCATCAATTTAATCTCTTCATCAATCCGTCAAGCCTTAGAAAACCCACTAAATTACGCAAGAAACTATCTCGGAGACATCCTAGATCCCTGCGTTGACCGAGTCATTTACCTGGACTCGGATGTGGTCGTTGTGGACGATATACACAAGCTCTGGAGCATAACCCTTGCTGGGTCAAGAATCATTGGCGCACCTGAGTATTGCCATGCCAATTTCACCAAGTATTTCACTGATGTGTTCTGGTCGGACCCTGTTCTTTCTCGGGTTTTCTCAGCGCGGAAGCCCTGTTACTTCAACACTGGGGTAATGGTGATGGATTTGGTGAGTTGGAGAGAGGGGAATTACAGGAGGAGAATCGAGAATTGGATGGAGATACAGAGGAAGAGGAGGATTTACGAGTTGGGTTCACTGCCGCCGTTTTTATTGGTGTTCGCGGGTAATATAGAGGCTATTGATCACCGGTGGAACCAGCACGGTCTGGGCGGGGATAATGTGAGAGGGAGCTGCCGGTCATTGCATCCAGGTCCAGTTAGCTTGCTTCATTGGAGTGGGAAAGGGAAGCCTTGGGTTAGACTAGATGGCAAGAAGCCTTGCCCTCTTGATCATCTGTGGGAGCCTTATGATCTCTATAAAGGTTATGATAATGGTGGAGTGAAAGATCATTCTATGGGGTTTTCCAGTTCTTCTCAATCTATAATGATGGGTTATTTGTGA
- the LOC110609381 gene encoding protein WVD2-like 7 isoform X4: protein MGETATSGRALQVSVSLGRFENDSLSWEKWSSFSQNKYMEEVEKCATPGSVAEKKAYFEAHYKKIATRKAEQLSQEKQVEHDSLGSNDQNSGDLIGKAHGIDSEFDSPISQTSAEGTGQETKLDNELCSGQVDAVDEDAAISIEGQGSLIETLEEDLDSRLNGPTLKRTEEACLAKEEKNLYTESQEMKDSPKNLDKEIESIVAIKEENIKLDHRKESEKTSPLHKIRDMTRIKKKVASPVAKSAQVSTPKAPETMPTSSTLSTLQPFTKKVTGSSLPEGDNLSVGGSKKVISKSLHSSLSLDAPNSDPATHAPPPITATRSSFIMEKMKDKDIVKRVFKTFQNNFNQLKASAEERSLAAKQVTTKGTEAKVSNSLTPQKENAGSFKTASMDKKTGKAAPSSFGLKSDERAENRKEFSKELEEKWKAKDAKSTCLQTKSKQEKEVEIRKIRHSLNFKSTPMPGFYRGQKVSKSPSDKEGSRTLGT from the exons ATGGGGGAGACAGCTACTTCCGGTCGTGCTCTTCAAGTGTCAGTTTCATTAGGTAGATTTGAGAATGATTCATTGTCTTGGGAGAAATGGTCATCTTTCTCGCAGAACAAGTACATGGAGGAAGTTGAGAAGTGTGCCACACCTGGATCTGTAGCTGAGAAAAAGGCTTACTTTGAAGCTCATTACAAAAAGATTGCTACCAGGAAAGCTGAGCAGCTGAGTCAGGAGAAGCAAGTGGAACATGACTCACTAGGGTCAAATGATCAAAATAGTGGAGATCTCATTGGAAAAGCTCATGGTATAGATTCTGAATTTGATAGTCCCATTAGCCAAACTTCTGCTGAAGGGACTGGGCAAGAAACCAAATTGGATAATGAGTTGTGTTCTGGCCAAGTTGATGCAGTTGATGAAGATGCTGCAATCAGTATAGAAGGTCAAGGCTCATTGATTGAAACATTGGAAGAAGATCTGGATAGCAGACTAAATGGTCCCACATTGAAGAGGACAGAAGAAGCTTGTTTAGCTAAAGAAGAGAAAAATTTGTACACAGAGTCTCAAGAAATGAAGGACTCACCAAAGAACTTGGACAAAGAGATAGAAAGTATTGTTGCAATTAAAGAGGAAAATATCAAGTTAGATCATCGAAAGGAATCTGAAAAG ACTTCTCCATTGCATAAGATCAGAGACATGACAAGGATAAAGAAGAAAGTGGCATCACCTGTAGCTAAATCAGCCCAAGTTTCCACGCCGAAGGCCCCAGAGACAATGCCAACTTCTAGCACATTGTCCACGTTGCAGCCATTCACGAAGAAAGTAACTGGTTCATCCTTACCAGAGGGCGATaatctgtctgtgggtggaagcaAGAAAGTGATTTCTAAATCCTTGCATTCGTCTCTTAGTCTGGATGCTCCAAATTCTGATCCCGCTACTCATGCACCGCCTCCTATTACAGCTACTCGAAGTTCATTTATTATGGAGAAAATGAAGGATAAGGACATTGTCAAACGAGTATTTAAGACATTCCAAAACAATTTTAACCAGTTGAAGGCCTCAGCTGAAGAGAGATCTTTGGCAGCAAAGCAG GTGACCACAAAGGGGACAGAAGCTAAGGTTTCCAATTCTCTGACTCCTCAAAAAGAGAACGCAGG GTCTTTCAAAACGGCTAGTATGGACAAAAAAACTGGTAAGGCGGCCCCATCTTCTTTTGGCTTGAAAAGCGATGAAAGGGCAGAGAATAGGAAGGAG TTTTCTAAGGAACTGGAAGAGAAATGGAAAGCAAAAGATGCTAAGAGCACGTGCCTCCAAACAAAATCAAAG CAGGAGAAAGAAGTGGAGATAAGAAAGATAAGACACAGCCTTAATTTCAAATCTACACCCATGCCAGGTTTTTATCGGGGACAAAAGGTGTCTAAAAGCCCTTCAGATAAG GAGGGTTCCAGGACACTTGGGACATAG
- the LOC110626850 gene encoding germin-like protein subfamily 1 member 1, which translates to MNTAIFHPLYKHNSCFVFPISPYSHGGHHMEMSFLLYTFLTLPLLLGLAKSDPESLQDYCVADPKPSFYLNGVPCINPKLVTTAHFTTSALAKPGNTRANPFGFNVTLTTVANLPGLNTLGLSLARVDIAANGVVPPHSHPRASEVTICLKGSILVGFVDTSNGLYTQQLRVGESFVFPKGLIHFLFNLESAPALAVSGLSSQNPGAQIASLAAFTSNPYIPDDVVKKAFQITTQDVMKIRKNLGG; encoded by the coding sequence ATGAACACCGCCATCTTCCATCCACTATATAAGCATAACTCGTGTTTTGTTTTCCCAATATCACCTTACTCACACGGAGGCCACCACATGGAAATGTCTTTCTTGCTCTACACATTCCTTACCCTGCCCCTTCTACTGGGCCTAGCTAAATCGGACCCAGAATCACTTCAAGATTATTGCGTTGCAGATCCAAAACCTTCTTTTTATTTGAATGGTGTACCTTGTATCAATCCGAAGCTGGTAACTACTGCCCATTTCACCACTTCAGCTCTTGCCAAGCCTGGGAACACTCGAGCCAACCCTTTTGGCTTCAATGTGACGCTCACCACCGTTGCTAACTTACCAGGGTTGAACACCTTGGGCTTATCTCTAGCCCGAGTTGATATAGCTGCAAATGGAGTCGTTCCGCCTCATTCTCACCCGCGAGCCTCTGAAGTCACTATTTGTCTTAAGGGTTCAATCCTTGTGGGTTTTGTTGATACTTCTAATGGTTTGTATACTCAACAGTTACGTGTTGGAGAGTCGTTTGTGTTTCCAAAAGGATTAATTCATTTTCTGTTCAACCTGGAATCAGCCCCAGCACTAGCTGTTTCTGGACTCAGTAGCCAAAATCCAGGAGCCCAAATAGCTTCTCTAGCAGCATTTACATCAAATCCCTACATCCCAGATGATGTGGTGAAGAAAGCATTTCAAATTACTACTCAAGACGTCATGAAGATTCGTAAAAATCTTGGAGGATAA
- the LOC110614597 gene encoding formin-like protein 8, whose product MAISCFFFLFFISALVPFSYSQSNSQNFETFYPFPIQFPPSPSPSPSPSPSPTPSLLPPPSPSPPPAPSPTEPNSSSPRPSIPALLASDSSLRTTVAKAVAATAISTLVIATLLLCFVQRYVVARRRNKREDTISGRDHPPPPVPNDDQFSQVNDSFKGVIVDDNGLDVLYWKKLEEESKNSSFQEKEEDDETVQARNGRRRKSEPIQEIPLLKGKSSVSHINEVVPKTGSTDGIMASYIDPQSEMVMKAVEKSNLPSQASHLSHLPPPPSAGPPLPPQPPPIPTKTNNTPPPPPPPPPAITAKKNNTPPPPPPIPKKTDDTPPPPPPAITAKKNNTPPPPAPKAVGPIPPAAKGMANKGNPGKSTGIKLKPLHWDKVNNTDDSMVWDKIGGGSFRVDDDLMEALFGYVATNRRSPRKGETSDSQNGSSLGQIAILDVRKSQNIAIVLKSLGITREEILDALTDGQGLNAEALEKLLRIAPTKEEESLILEFDGDPLRLADAEFFLYHLLKAVPSAFTLLNAMLFRLNYDSDIRQFKDSLGTLELGCKELRNRGLFVKLLEAILKAGNRMNAGTSRGNAQAFNLSSLRKLSDVKSADGKTTLLHFIVEEVVRSEGKRCVITRNRSLNRSSSRSSSRSSNNSSSSKNSPLRDEREQEYIMLGLPVVGGLSSEFNNVKKAAKIDYEAFAGTCSALTARIEEVRLIALQCAANGEEAFASEMKAFTEAAEEELKVLKDEQIRIMELVKKTTEYYQTGASKNKQAHSLQMFLIIKDFLNMVDNVCVEIARNLQKRKTSSPGFGSSSKTPAASPMPVRFPNLPEHFLKEKSSSSSSESDTDF is encoded by the exons ATGGCAATCTCatgcttcttctttcttttcttcatttCTGCTCTTGTTCCTTTCTCTTATTCTCAATCCAATTCTCAGAATTTTGAAACTTTCTATCCTTTTCCAATTCAATTTCCTCCTTCTCCTTCGCCTTCTCCTTCGCCTTCTCCTTCTCCTActccttctcttcttcctcctccttctccttctcccccTCCTGCACCTTCACCTACCGAGCCCAACTCTTCTTCTCCCCGACCATCAATACCGGCTCTGCTTGCATCGGATTCGTCCTTGCGGACAACCGTTGCCAAGGCAGTAGCTGCTACTGCTATCAGCACTCTTGTCATCGCCACCTTGCTTTTGTGTTTCGTGCAGAGGTATGTTGTTGCACGTCGCAGAAACAAGAGAGAGGATACTATTTCTGGGAGAGACCACCCTCCGCCTCCTGTGCCTAATGATGATCAGTTTTCGCAAGTTAATGATAGTTTTAAGGGTGTGATTGTTGATGATAATGGATTGGATGTGCTTTATTGGAAAAAGCTTGAGGAGGAAAGCAAGAATAGCAGTTTtcaggaaaaagaagaagatgatgagacGGTCCAAGCGAGAAATGGGCGGCGCAGGAAATCTGAGCCCATACAAGAAATTCCTTTGCTTAAAGGGAAGTCATCCGTTTCCCATATTAATGAAGTTGTGCCAAAAACTGGTAGTACTGACGGAATTATGGCTTCCTACATTGATCCTCAATCGGAGATGGTCATGAAGGCCGTGGAAAAATCGAATTTACCAAGTCAAGCATCACATCTTTCTCATCTCCCTCCACCACCATCAGCAGGACCACCTTTGCCGCCGCAACCTCCTCCTATCCCCACAAAGACAAATAatacaccaccaccaccacctccacctccacctgcAATCACAGCAAAGAAAAATAATACAccaccacctccacctccaaTCCCAAAAAAGACAGATGAtacaccaccaccacctccaccTGCAATCACAGCAAAGAAAAATAATACACCACCACCTCCGGCACCTAAGGCAGTTGGTCCGATACCTCCAGCGGCTAAAGGGATGGCAAATAAGGGCAATCCTGGGAAGTCCACTGGGATAAAACTGAAACCGTTGCATTGGGATAAAGTGAACAATACTGATGATTCCATGGTGTGGGACAAAATTGGTGGCGGCTCTTTCAG GGTCGATGATGATCTTATGGAGGCCCTGTTTGGATACGTGGCAACCAATAGAAGATCCCCCAGGAAAGGGGAAACAAGCGATAGTCAGAACGGCAGCTCCCTAGGGCAGATTGCTATTCTTGATGTCAGAAAATCACAGAACATAGCAATTGTGCTTAAATCTCTGGGAATAACACGGGAAGAGATCCTTGATGCGTTAACTGACGGGCAGGGGTTGAATGCAGAGGCTCTTGAAAAGCTTTTGAGAATTGCTCCAACCAAAGAAGAGGAGTCTCTAATTCTTGAATTCGATGGAGACCCTCTTAGACTTGCAGATGCTGAGTTTTTCCTGTACCATCTTCTGAAAGCTGTTCCTTCAGCTTTTACTCTCCTTAATGCAATGCTTTTCAGATTGAATTACGATTCAGACATTCGCCAGTTCAAGGATTCTCTGGGAACACTTGAACTAGGCTGCAAAGAGCTTAGAAATAGAGGACTTTTCGTTAAACTTTTGGAAGCAATCCTCAAAGCTGGTAATCGAATGAATGCAGGGACTTCAAGAGGAAATGCACAAGCATTCAATTTAAGTTCCCTTCGAAAGTTATCCGATGTTAAATCCGCCGATGGGAAAACAACTCTACTCCATTTCATTGTTGAGGAGGTTGTCCGGTCAGAGGGAAAACGCTGTGTTATCACCAGAAATCGAAGCCTGAACCGAAGCTCGAGTAGAAGCAGCAGCAGGAGTAGCAACAACAGCAGCAGCAGTAAAAATTCACCGTTGAGGGATGAAAGAGAACAGGAATATATAATGCTGGGATTACCAGTGGTCGGAGGTCTCAGTTCTGAATTCAATAATGTAAAGAAAGCAGCCAAAATAGATTATGAAGCCTTTGCAGGCACTTGCTCAGCTCTCACAGCTCGCATAGAAGAAGTTAGGCTAATTGCTTTGCAATGTGCTGCTAATGGGGAAGAAGCATTTGCAAGCGAGATGAAAGCTTTTACTGAAGCAGCAGAGGAAGAACTTAAGGTATTGAAAGATGAGCAAATTAGGATAATGgagcttgtaaagaaaacaaCGGAGTATTATCAAACAGGAGCTTCCAAGAACAAACAAGCACATTCACTTCAAATGTTTCTCATAATCAAAGACTTTCTAAACATGGTTGATAACGTCTGCGTCGAAATTGCTCGAAATCTGCAAAAAAGGAAAACATCCTCTCCAGGTTTTGGCTCCTCATCCAAGACACCAGCCGCATCACCAATGCCAGTGAGGTTCCCAAACTTGCCTGAACATTTCTTGAAGGAAAAGTCCAGTAGCAGTTCAAGTGAATCAGATactgatttttga
- the LOC110609381 gene encoding protein WVD2-like 7 isoform X1, whose translation MPIHAFFLFSSCFSSSFLFVSFVNILYFIIMGETATSGRALQVSVSLGRFENDSLSWEKWSSFSQNKYMEEVEKCATPGSVAEKKAYFEAHYKKIATRKAEQLSQEKQVEHDSLGSNDQNSGDLIGKAHGIDSEFDSPISQTSAEGTGQETKLDNELCSGQVDAVDEDAAISIEGQGSLIETLEEDLDSRLNGPTLKRTEEACLAKEEKNLYTESQEMKDSPKNLDKEIESIVAIKEENIKLDHRKESEKTSPLHKIRDMTRIKKKVASPVAKSAQVSTPKAPETMPTSSTLSTLQPFTKKVTGSSLPEGDNLSVGGSKKVISKSLHSSLSLDAPNSDPATHAPPPITATRSSFIMEKMKDKDIVKRVFKTFQNNFNQLKASAEERSLAAKQVTTKGTEAKVSNSLTPQKENAGSFKTASMDKKTGKAAPSSFGLKSDERAENRKEFSKELEEKWKAKDAKSTCLQTKSKQEKEVEIRKIRHSLNFKSTPMPGFYRGQKVSKSPSDKEGSRTLGT comes from the exons ATGCCCATCCATGCCTTTTTCTTGTTCAGTTCTTGCTTTTCTTCAAGTTTTCTTTTTGTCTCCTTTGTGAATATCTTATACTTTATCATT ATGGGGGAGACAGCTACTTCCGGTCGTGCTCTTCAAGTGTCAGTTTCATTAGGTAGATTTGAGAATGATTCATTGTCTTGGGAGAAATGGTCATCTTTCTCGCAGAACAAGTACATGGAGGAAGTTGAGAAGTGTGCCACACCTGGATCTGTAGCTGAGAAAAAGGCTTACTTTGAAGCTCATTACAAAAAGATTGCTACCAGGAAAGCTGAGCAGCTGAGTCAGGAGAAGCAAGTGGAACATGACTCACTAGGGTCAAATGATCAAAATAGTGGAGATCTCATTGGAAAAGCTCATGGTATAGATTCTGAATTTGATAGTCCCATTAGCCAAACTTCTGCTGAAGGGACTGGGCAAGAAACCAAATTGGATAATGAGTTGTGTTCTGGCCAAGTTGATGCAGTTGATGAAGATGCTGCAATCAGTATAGAAGGTCAAGGCTCATTGATTGAAACATTGGAAGAAGATCTGGATAGCAGACTAAATGGTCCCACATTGAAGAGGACAGAAGAAGCTTGTTTAGCTAAAGAAGAGAAAAATTTGTACACAGAGTCTCAAGAAATGAAGGACTCACCAAAGAACTTGGACAAAGAGATAGAAAGTATTGTTGCAATTAAAGAGGAAAATATCAAGTTAGATCATCGAAAGGAATCTGAAAAG ACTTCTCCATTGCATAAGATCAGAGACATGACAAGGATAAAGAAGAAAGTGGCATCACCTGTAGCTAAATCAGCCCAAGTTTCCACGCCGAAGGCCCCAGAGACAATGCCAACTTCTAGCACATTGTCCACGTTGCAGCCATTCACGAAGAAAGTAACTGGTTCATCCTTACCAGAGGGCGATaatctgtctgtgggtggaagcaAGAAAGTGATTTCTAAATCCTTGCATTCGTCTCTTAGTCTGGATGCTCCAAATTCTGATCCCGCTACTCATGCACCGCCTCCTATTACAGCTACTCGAAGTTCATTTATTATGGAGAAAATGAAGGATAAGGACATTGTCAAACGAGTATTTAAGACATTCCAAAACAATTTTAACCAGTTGAAGGCCTCAGCTGAAGAGAGATCTTTGGCAGCAAAGCAG GTGACCACAAAGGGGACAGAAGCTAAGGTTTCCAATTCTCTGACTCCTCAAAAAGAGAACGCAGG GTCTTTCAAAACGGCTAGTATGGACAAAAAAACTGGTAAGGCGGCCCCATCTTCTTTTGGCTTGAAAAGCGATGAAAGGGCAGAGAATAGGAAGGAG TTTTCTAAGGAACTGGAAGAGAAATGGAAAGCAAAAGATGCTAAGAGCACGTGCCTCCAAACAAAATCAAAG CAGGAGAAAGAAGTGGAGATAAGAAAGATAAGACACAGCCTTAATTTCAAATCTACACCCATGCCAGGTTTTTATCGGGGACAAAAGGTGTCTAAAAGCCCTTCAGATAAG GAGGGTTCCAGGACACTTGGGACATAG
- the LOC110609381 gene encoding protein WVD2-like 7 isoform X2 → MPIHAFFLFSSCFSSSFLFVSFVNILYFIIMGETATSGRALQVSVSLGRFENDSLSWEKWSSFSQNKYMEEVEKCATPGSVAEKKAYFEAHYKKIATRKAEQLSQEKQVEHDSLGSNDQNSGDLIGKAHGIDSEFDSPISQTSAEGTGQETKLDNELCSGQVDAVDEDAAISIEGQGSLIETLEEDLDSRLNGPTLKRTEEACLAKEEKNLYTESQEMKDSPKNLDKEIESIVAIKEENIKLDHRKESEKTSPLHKIRDMTRIKKKVASPVAKSAQVSTPKAPETMPTSSTLSTLQPFTKKVTGSSLPEGDNLSVGGSKKVISKSLHSSLSLDAPNSDPATHAPPPITATRSSFIMEKMKDKDIVKRVFKTFQNNFNQLKASAEERSLAAKQVTTKGTEAKVSNSLTPQKENAGSFKTASMDKKTGKAAPSSFGLKSDERAENRKEFSKELEEKWKAKDAKSTCLQTKSKEKEVEIRKIRHSLNFKSTPMPGFYRGQKVSKSPSDKEGSRTLGT, encoded by the exons ATGCCCATCCATGCCTTTTTCTTGTTCAGTTCTTGCTTTTCTTCAAGTTTTCTTTTTGTCTCCTTTGTGAATATCTTATACTTTATCATT ATGGGGGAGACAGCTACTTCCGGTCGTGCTCTTCAAGTGTCAGTTTCATTAGGTAGATTTGAGAATGATTCATTGTCTTGGGAGAAATGGTCATCTTTCTCGCAGAACAAGTACATGGAGGAAGTTGAGAAGTGTGCCACACCTGGATCTGTAGCTGAGAAAAAGGCTTACTTTGAAGCTCATTACAAAAAGATTGCTACCAGGAAAGCTGAGCAGCTGAGTCAGGAGAAGCAAGTGGAACATGACTCACTAGGGTCAAATGATCAAAATAGTGGAGATCTCATTGGAAAAGCTCATGGTATAGATTCTGAATTTGATAGTCCCATTAGCCAAACTTCTGCTGAAGGGACTGGGCAAGAAACCAAATTGGATAATGAGTTGTGTTCTGGCCAAGTTGATGCAGTTGATGAAGATGCTGCAATCAGTATAGAAGGTCAAGGCTCATTGATTGAAACATTGGAAGAAGATCTGGATAGCAGACTAAATGGTCCCACATTGAAGAGGACAGAAGAAGCTTGTTTAGCTAAAGAAGAGAAAAATTTGTACACAGAGTCTCAAGAAATGAAGGACTCACCAAAGAACTTGGACAAAGAGATAGAAAGTATTGTTGCAATTAAAGAGGAAAATATCAAGTTAGATCATCGAAAGGAATCTGAAAAG ACTTCTCCATTGCATAAGATCAGAGACATGACAAGGATAAAGAAGAAAGTGGCATCACCTGTAGCTAAATCAGCCCAAGTTTCCACGCCGAAGGCCCCAGAGACAATGCCAACTTCTAGCACATTGTCCACGTTGCAGCCATTCACGAAGAAAGTAACTGGTTCATCCTTACCAGAGGGCGATaatctgtctgtgggtggaagcaAGAAAGTGATTTCTAAATCCTTGCATTCGTCTCTTAGTCTGGATGCTCCAAATTCTGATCCCGCTACTCATGCACCGCCTCCTATTACAGCTACTCGAAGTTCATTTATTATGGAGAAAATGAAGGATAAGGACATTGTCAAACGAGTATTTAAGACATTCCAAAACAATTTTAACCAGTTGAAGGCCTCAGCTGAAGAGAGATCTTTGGCAGCAAAGCAG GTGACCACAAAGGGGACAGAAGCTAAGGTTTCCAATTCTCTGACTCCTCAAAAAGAGAACGCAGG GTCTTTCAAAACGGCTAGTATGGACAAAAAAACTGGTAAGGCGGCCCCATCTTCTTTTGGCTTGAAAAGCGATGAAAGGGCAGAGAATAGGAAGGAG TTTTCTAAGGAACTGGAAGAGAAATGGAAAGCAAAAGATGCTAAGAGCACGTGCCTCCAAACAAAATCAAAG GAGAAAGAAGTGGAGATAAGAAAGATAAGACACAGCCTTAATTTCAAATCTACACCCATGCCAGGTTTTTATCGGGGACAAAAGGTGTCTAAAAGCCCTTCAGATAAG GAGGGTTCCAGGACACTTGGGACATAG
- the LOC110609381 gene encoding protein WVD2-like 7 isoform X3: MAALSSEDKMGETATSGRALQVSVSLGRFENDSLSWEKWSSFSQNKYMEEVEKCATPGSVAEKKAYFEAHYKKIATRKAEQLSQEKQVEHDSLGSNDQNSGDLIGKAHGIDSEFDSPISQTSAEGTGQETKLDNELCSGQVDAVDEDAAISIEGQGSLIETLEEDLDSRLNGPTLKRTEEACLAKEEKNLYTESQEMKDSPKNLDKEIESIVAIKEENIKLDHRKESEKTSPLHKIRDMTRIKKKVASPVAKSAQVSTPKAPETMPTSSTLSTLQPFTKKVTGSSLPEGDNLSVGGSKKVISKSLHSSLSLDAPNSDPATHAPPPITATRSSFIMEKMKDKDIVKRVFKTFQNNFNQLKASAEERSLAAKQVTTKGTEAKVSNSLTPQKENAGSFKTASMDKKTGKAAPSSFGLKSDERAENRKEFSKELEEKWKAKDAKSTCLQTKSKQEKEVEIRKIRHSLNFKSTPMPGFYRGQKVSKSPSDKEGSRTLGT; encoded by the exons ATGGCTGCATTAAGCAGTGAAGATAAG ATGGGGGAGACAGCTACTTCCGGTCGTGCTCTTCAAGTGTCAGTTTCATTAGGTAGATTTGAGAATGATTCATTGTCTTGGGAGAAATGGTCATCTTTCTCGCAGAACAAGTACATGGAGGAAGTTGAGAAGTGTGCCACACCTGGATCTGTAGCTGAGAAAAAGGCTTACTTTGAAGCTCATTACAAAAAGATTGCTACCAGGAAAGCTGAGCAGCTGAGTCAGGAGAAGCAAGTGGAACATGACTCACTAGGGTCAAATGATCAAAATAGTGGAGATCTCATTGGAAAAGCTCATGGTATAGATTCTGAATTTGATAGTCCCATTAGCCAAACTTCTGCTGAAGGGACTGGGCAAGAAACCAAATTGGATAATGAGTTGTGTTCTGGCCAAGTTGATGCAGTTGATGAAGATGCTGCAATCAGTATAGAAGGTCAAGGCTCATTGATTGAAACATTGGAAGAAGATCTGGATAGCAGACTAAATGGTCCCACATTGAAGAGGACAGAAGAAGCTTGTTTAGCTAAAGAAGAGAAAAATTTGTACACAGAGTCTCAAGAAATGAAGGACTCACCAAAGAACTTGGACAAAGAGATAGAAAGTATTGTTGCAATTAAAGAGGAAAATATCAAGTTAGATCATCGAAAGGAATCTGAAAAG ACTTCTCCATTGCATAAGATCAGAGACATGACAAGGATAAAGAAGAAAGTGGCATCACCTGTAGCTAAATCAGCCCAAGTTTCCACGCCGAAGGCCCCAGAGACAATGCCAACTTCTAGCACATTGTCCACGTTGCAGCCATTCACGAAGAAAGTAACTGGTTCATCCTTACCAGAGGGCGATaatctgtctgtgggtggaagcaAGAAAGTGATTTCTAAATCCTTGCATTCGTCTCTTAGTCTGGATGCTCCAAATTCTGATCCCGCTACTCATGCACCGCCTCCTATTACAGCTACTCGAAGTTCATTTATTATGGAGAAAATGAAGGATAAGGACATTGTCAAACGAGTATTTAAGACATTCCAAAACAATTTTAACCAGTTGAAGGCCTCAGCTGAAGAGAGATCTTTGGCAGCAAAGCAG GTGACCACAAAGGGGACAGAAGCTAAGGTTTCCAATTCTCTGACTCCTCAAAAAGAGAACGCAGG GTCTTTCAAAACGGCTAGTATGGACAAAAAAACTGGTAAGGCGGCCCCATCTTCTTTTGGCTTGAAAAGCGATGAAAGGGCAGAGAATAGGAAGGAG TTTTCTAAGGAACTGGAAGAGAAATGGAAAGCAAAAGATGCTAAGAGCACGTGCCTCCAAACAAAATCAAAG CAGGAGAAAGAAGTGGAGATAAGAAAGATAAGACACAGCCTTAATTTCAAATCTACACCCATGCCAGGTTTTTATCGGGGACAAAAGGTGTCTAAAAGCCCTTCAGATAAG GAGGGTTCCAGGACACTTGGGACATAG